From a single Oreochromis niloticus isolate F11D_XX linkage group LG3, O_niloticus_UMD_NMBU, whole genome shotgun sequence genomic region:
- the LOC100702902 gene encoding prostaglandin reductase 1: MVQAKLWAMTKHFDGFPKNSDFELKVEELPEPKDGEVLLEAEFLSVDPYMRPFSRFRMKEGDVMIGTQVAKVIQSKNPAFPVGSHVVSNSGWRTHTLSDGTGLIPVLSEWPKDVSLSLALGTIGMPGLTAVYGIEEVLGLQKGETLLVNAAAGAVGSVVGQIAKIKGCKVVGSAGSDAKVAYLKELGFDEAFNYKTVGSLEEALRKASPEGYDCFFENVGGSFSTAALEQMKNCGRIAVCGSISTYNDSEPQTGPYPYFTMIIKQLKMEGFMQSRWQHKHPETLKRLLAWVKEGKLQCREHVTKGFENMPAAFMGMLKGENTGKAVVAV; the protein is encoded by the exons ATGGTTCAAGCCAAGCTCTGGGCAATGACTAAACACTTTGACGGCTTCCCCAAAAACAGTGACTTTGAGCTGAAGGTGGAGGAGCTCCCAGAGCCTAAAGATGGAG AGGTGCTTCTGGAAGCTGAGTTTCTCAGTGTCGACCCGTACATGAG GCCGTTCAGCAGATTTCGCATGAAGGAAGGAGATGTGATGATTGGAACTCAGGTGGCCAA AGTGATCCAGAGTAAAAATCCAGCGTTTCCTGTGGGAAGCCACGTTGTGAGTAACAGTGGGTGGAGAACCCACACACTCAGTGATGGGACCGGCCTCATTCCCGTCCTGTCTGAGTGGCCTAAAGATGTGTCCCTGTCTCTGGCTCTGGGTACCATCGGGATGCCTGG ACTGACGGCTGTTTATGGGATAGAGGAAGTGTTGGGACTCCAGAAGGGTGAGACCCTGCTGGTGAACGCTGCAGCTGGAGCGGTGGGCTCCGTGGTGGGACAGATCGCCAAGATCAAGGGCTGTAAGGTGGTGGGCTCGGCGGGCTCTGATGCCAAAGTGGCTTACCTCAAAGAGCTGGGATTTGATGAGGCCTTCAACTACAAAACTGTGGGTTCCCTGGAGGAGGCTCTGAGGAAGGCTTCACCTGAAGGATACGATTGCTTCTTTGAAAAC GTGGGAGGTTCTTTTTCAACTGCTGCTCTGGAGCAGATGAAGAACTGTGGAAGAATAGCTGTGTGTGGAAGTATCTCCACCTACAATGACAGTGAACCACAGACAG GTCCGTATCCCTACTTCACCATGATCATAAAGCAGCTGAAGATGGAGGGTTTTATGCAAAGCAGGTGGCAGCACAAGCACCCTGAAACCCTCAAGAGACTGTTAGCATGGGTGAAAGAG GGCAAACTGCAGTGTCGGGA